The Mustelus asterias chromosome 13, sMusAst1.hap1.1, whole genome shotgun sequence genomic sequence AGGTTGGTTTCAGAAGTTTTAATATCAAGAGGAACTTCGTTATTTAGAACCTGAACTTTTCAGAAAAGAGCGGAAGatctggattttttaaaaattggagttACTCGCTTAAAAGCAGAACTTTCTTTAAATCTTTGGAAGGGGAATGGGGCGTtaaagattggaaggtggcaaatgttacaccctgttCAAGAAAGGGTAAAGAGATAATCGAGAAAACTGCAGGCTAGTTAGTCTGACCTCGAGTATTGGTCCAGTAGTTCTCTACGATCCATAATGCAGAATTAAATTAATGAACATGTACAAACACATGTGTTTCTCAACATGAATTTGTAACAGGCTGGTCAGACTTCACTCCTTTATTGGCTTTTTCAAACAAAAGGGGAAATCAGTGTTTTAATAAAGGCAATGCTGTAATATTGTTTAGGTTTTCATCACAATGTTTGACATAGGAGTCACATAAGGATATGATTTAGCGCCACATTATTAATGGATTGTGGATACGAGGCATTAAAAATAATTACAGTAAAGCTATCAAAAATTTTAAAAGCCTTAATTATTAAAAACCTCCCAATGAAACTTGATTATTACCTCAAATACAGTTCACCACATTCACAGAACTGGGActgtacttcaaaagtaattcactgCACATGAAGCACTTTTTGGATATTCGAGAAATTAAAGAAGCTTTCAAGTTCATTTGTTCTTACCACGAGAAAATACAAACAATTTACTGATATAAATGGCAAAGGAGTGTTACAGGATGGACACTAACATTAACAGTTTTGTCGCCCTTTGCTTTTTGAAGCTGCAGTGCTTCAACCTCTTCTTCCAGCTGACCCTTGGCTTCAGTTAAGTCGTTCAGCTCCTGCTCTTGCCTGTTCAATGCTTTTTGCAATTTCTGGATCTCCGTTACTCTTCTATTGCGATCTGCACGCAGCTCTGCAAGCTCGGTTTCTTTCTCAGTCATGAGACTTTGATATTCTTCTGCTCCCTGAGTATCAAAAACTCTTAAAATTAAAATTCTACATGGAGGAAATCCATTCACCTAAACTCCAAATAGCAAGGTAATTGCAGAAATTGTTAAGCAGTTTTTCCATTTACCTGAAATCTTTGCAGTTGTGCTTTATGTATAGAATCTCTAGCTTTTACCAGAGCATTATCTCGATCTTCAATTTCATGACAAAGCTCGTCGATCTGTTTGAAGATTTTAAAAGAGTAAAACAGCGTGAAAGCACATACAATGCAATTCTAAGTACATGTTTTAACAGATAAGCTTCAAATCCCACCTGTAAAAGGAACATACACCTCCTTTATGGTTGAAAAAAAACAGCTGTCTGCGATGAAGAAACTGTTGATATTCACCTTACTGAGCCACATACCTCTTTATCCTTGGTCTTCAGAGCCAGAGTCAATCCCTGAATAGTTTTATCTCGTTTCAGACTGTTCTGCTTCTCAGCAACCAGCTCATTCTCCTTTTCATTAGCATGTTCTTGAAGAACCTAAAAATTAATGGAATGGAAAATTAAGACAAATTTTCTGAAAACTATTATATTATGAACTAACAAATTTCCTGTCAATAATTAATGCCCTATAAATACACCTGTTTGCTTAACTTTCTTACCGATTTTCACAAAATGTCTTTCCAAATAATCTGCACATTAGATTAGAatttttttgctggagttcagactaatgagggggaatctcatagagacctataaaattctaacaggactagacagggtagatgcaggaaggatgttccagatGGTGAGGATGTCCAGGACCATGGGTTACATTCtggggatacagggtagaccatttaggacggagatgaggagacatttcttcattcaaagagtggtgagcctgtggaattcattaccacaggaagtagttgatgccaaaacattgaaagtattcaagaggtggctagatatagcacttgggacgaataggatcaaggttatggggaaaaagcaggattagactagaGTTGGACGATcgaccatgatcgtgatgaatggcggagcaagctcaaagggccgaatggcctccttctgctcctatctttatATGTATCCCTTAAGTATTCAAAATCCTTTAGGCAAAGATCACTGTTCATAAATTTAACTTATTATGCATATTTGCACAATTTAGAGATTTTGATGAAACAAATAAGTTTGAATTTGTACCTTATTTGCACCATCTGCTTCCTTCAACTTTTCTTGCAGAGCACGAATACTAACTTCAGCAGTCTCAAGGTCAGCCTTTAGCTGCTTGGCTTCCACTTCCAGCTGTCCCAGTTGCCTCTGTTTTTCAACCAGGTTCTGTTAAGCAGTTAGGGAAAGAAAATACAATGTCCTCGTAAGGTAGTAACATATTAGAAATTATGAAACTCAAGTTATTCAAATTACAGAGAAGGTCCAACATCCCTTCAGACAGCACTGTAATTAAGATGAGATAATAAACCTTCTGCAGTAGCAGATCTCGTGGGGAGTTGCTTATGTCAGTGATCTTACTTCGATATATTTTGCCATCTCTCCTTTTGTGCTCGAGTGTTCTTGATTTCTCTGCAACTTGCCTTGTATCCTAGTATGTAACTATTtttctctcagtaagaagtctcacaacatcaggttaaagtccaacaggcttatttggtagcacgagctttctgagcacttcacttgatgaaggggcagcgctctgaaagcttgtgctaccaaataatcctgttggactttaacctggtgttgagagacttcttactgtgcttaccccaatccaatgtcggcatctccacattatattttTCTCTCAACCTGTGTTTTTGACTTATTGTGATAGCACTATTGTATGAAATCTGTCTACAGGAATTTGTGTGCTTGTTACTTTTTTGGGGTGAAGTTTGTAGTGATGCTACTGAGTTATGCAAATTTTTTGTGGgttatgtgtgcctgtgtgcgcaCACATCTAATACTTCCATCGGTGTATTCTTAAGTAATGCTGGATTGCCTGGTGGAATGTGTTTGCATCCTTCACTGCGCTTTTATCCTTTAAATGATAGGAAGGAAATTAACTGATGACAAGAAGGGGTGGCGGATGGACCAAAGTTAAATAGGAGCACAGTGATGTAGGCAACAGTCATGGACAAAAAACTGGGCTTGGTGTTTGAAGATTGTGCATAAAACAAATGAGCAGATAGATGGGGCAAAGAAGGCTGTAAATGAGAACAGACGAGGCAGTAGAACATAAGGGGAAAATGGTCATGTACTGGGTGCAAGGCTGGGAACATGAGAGAACAATGGAAGAGCCTTCTTGGTATGTGTGAAAGCTGCAAAATGGTAAATTAGACTCAGGGTCACAGACAGCTTGAGGTTAGAAACTGAGGGTCGTTCAGGTAAACAGGGTTTGAGATGGAGGGGGCCAACAGAGTAGAGAAACTGGGAGGCAAGGAATGAAAAAGGAACTATTGGACCAGAGGGGTCAGAAGTCTGACACCAAACACCTAACATACAAGAGCTTATTTTGGAAATTCCCAAAATGTATTTACGTAAGCATTTTAATTTCTAAATGTTGACAAGAGTACTGAAACAGGAACTGGACACGATATGTTCTCATATGCCAGTCTTAATATTGACATGTAAAAGGAGTAGTAATTAATTTTAGATACAAATTTTGCAAGGCCCAGACAGACAGTTTAACATTACTGGCACCAACTACCTCAGTTTTTAAAGAAGTATAGTCATCTTCTAGATCCGTCCACATTGCTTTTCCAGATGTTGTACTGTTACGGTTACAGGGTTCTTGCAGGGACACTGCGATGTTACATCTTGATGCTGGTCTTCTTCCAGTAAATTTCACATGCTTTGGTATCTTGCTTTTTGCCAAGGAAGGCACTGGTTTGTACTTAATATCCTTAatttcctgtattgcattagCAATAGATTGTCTTAAGGGAAAATTTTCAGTTGGCACTGTACAATCAAACATGGATATGGACTTCAGCTGAACCTGCTCAGATTCTTCATCAGTTATCCAATCAATCCTGGTTGAATTTAATGTTGGCATTGATTCAATTTCCAGACTGTCTGTATAAACTGACTGCCCTGAATGAGCAGGACTAGGCAGCTTTCTTGCAACTATAGGACTTCTCAAATCAAAGCACAGACTTTGCGATTGGCTGCTTAGCAGAGATTGGTGCACACTTCCTTTTAACCCACTCCGCGTGGTCCGTCTAGGGGTAGAACAGACTAAGTCACAGAATAAACCTGCTACTCGCACTGACTCGGAACAGAGGCATATTCTCGTCCTGTGCCCACCACTGAAAGTGCGCCAGCAGTTTGAGCAGCGCAAGTTTTTCTTACTGCTTCTCCCTGGTGTCCAGAATTCAGATATAACAGATTCATCCTGTAGAAGCATGCTGTACTGTACAGAAAACGGATTCACACCTTGAGTAGAGATGCGTTCTTTATGTTGGGAAATTTTAGACTTTTCATTACACTGAAAATACAGGTACACAATACATTGAATCAATTGCTCTTTCTCCGCCGTCAACATCTGCAGCCTCTCATTGGCAACAGTCTTAACACGAGCAATAACAATGTCATATTCCAATGCCTTTTCCAACATAAAGGCACATTTACTGCATAAGAACTCTCCTTGGCCATCACGGCTGATAGTATAACCCAATATATAAGAAAGAATAATCTGCAATCTTCTTCTGCCAGAGGTGTGGAAAATCCAACGTCGTTGATTTCCTTGGAGATCACTGGCACACACACGACAAAAACCTTTCATTTTCAGAAAATTAAGCTCTGGGCTTCCTGAAAGATGATCACCGAGCCTCCCTTGCATTGTGGAATACGGATTAAGTTACTGACTTCAAATAGCGCAAAGCTCTTCATTCACGTTTTCTGATTCGGTTTCCGGACATGAAATTTCAAAAAACATGAAAAAAGGGACCAGTTGCAGCTGTATCAAGAGTTGCTATGGTGATCAACTGCATCTTTTCAATGATGAGGCAGGCAGTACCGTCATTAGACTTTCATACACGTACCACAGACTACCGATTCTTACAAAAAGCCACCCTTTACTGGTTTGAACATATCAAGTTCAGATTGATGTTTTTGTCACCATTCTATGAAGACACAAAACCTCATTTCAATAACAATCCCAACATGAAAGGGCAAGATACAGGAAGCACGACcttcaatcaagcaggctgctgtcGTTTGTCTTCTCCCCGACGAGAAACTATTTCTTTTGTCCAATACAGATCACCACAACGTGTAGCTGAATTATTCAATTACTGCTGCCTTGCGAAAACTTCTCTCAACTCACCACTTCCCGAAGTAAACGGAAGTGACAAACATGGTCACCAGAATAATACATTTACTGAAGTACCCTTAATGCTTCGGTGTGATCCAGCACAGATTACCGATCAAATTCGTATTCAAGCCTTCCACTGTCGGTGTAGGGTTCTCTTCGTTTAGTGCACAACGACAAATATTTAGGAAGTGCAAGTTAAGCTGTTTGGTAGTTGTTGATGTGGTCCCATGCTTTCACGAGGCCTTTTTTTTTGAAATAAAAGATGTTTTCGACAGGAATTTTCTAGACGGCGACTTCTGTAGAACCAGGCTGTCGTCTTATTTTAGCCCAATAATGTTTGCGTGCTCTCTCAGTAAAACCACAAGTTTCCGGTTGTCGGTGCAGTCGCCAGTGAAAAGCTTGCAACACACATGCAGCGAACAGGACTACATCAAATAAAATTTTCTTCACCAATATATTGCCAATTTTCAAAATAATGTTAAATAAAGTCAAAAATTCGAAGAAGCCATTAACACACACTAATGTAGAATGGTTTTCACCCCAGATTCAGGGCCTTCGTTAACATTTCCTCATTCTCAAACAGGGACTCTGCGTGCAGTTAGTTGGCATCCATTGGTCTAAAATCTTTACTTCTAATCTAAATTTCCATTTGTTCTGCTTTCTGTTTTACAGTTCTGCTTTCTATTCCACAGtcttcaaaaaaaaaagcagccaGTCGCTTTTCTACATTACTAACATCATGACTTAATCCCTGGTTTCGTAACTTCCTCTACAAGAAAGCCCCCACCCAGCCTGCCAGATTAGAGAATTCATTTTGACCGGTTCAATACAAATACCCACTCCAGATCTCCAACTGTGTCCCTGAACAGTTCTTCACACAGGAGCCGCAAGTTTAACAATCGCGTGTAGTTAGTTACAGGTTCTCTCCTCTAACCACAGTCAAATTGCTCAACGGTAAATCAATTTTACAAGCAGTTTCTGAGGTGCTTGATGCAAATCATTTCTGAGAAACCGCACCAATCATTCCAAACTAGCAGCTTAATTTTGTTCTCCACTTGGCATTTACTTCTTAGACGTGCTCTTGCATTCAGATCGAAAAACCTTTTCTTTTAAAAGGGCAGGTTATAGCGCTCCCCTGCAAATCAAGTTTATCGGGTACAGTCTTGCAATAAACAGGATGAGTACACAGACAATGAGCAAAGTGACAGGGTAGTGAGACAAGTTGTAAGGTTTTATTCTGTCTTCTGAGCTAGATTGTCTGAGTATGTGGAATAGATCGAAGAAACTCACTAGATTTTTTTGCATAATCTGAAATAATGTTATttcaaatgaaatttaaaataattggacaACCATTAAACCCTAAAAACAAAGAACGAAACAAagtttaaatgcacagacaataatGTCCAGAATGTTGGCTTGGAAACCAAACAAAACATACTGTGCTGGTTTTCAGCAGCTGGTCACTAGCAGAGGAGCAATAAACATGCACTGCATCAGTGGTAATGATGCCTCAGCCAGAAGTCTACATACAAGGTTTACAAGCCCCGGTGCTAAAACTGGAATTGAATATATGTAATCTATTAAATAACTTTGTAGTTTGTTAGATTTGCACTGTGCACACTTGGTGAAAAGAATTAAGTGTAAACCtggtgcttttttaaaaacactgcTTCAGTGTTGATTATTCCTGCATCTACGAAATAATCATGTCCCCTAAatagggaatttttaaaaaatgaaccttAA encodes the following:
- the LOC144503024 gene encoding uncharacterized protein LOC144503024 gives rise to the protein MQGRLGDHLSGSPELNFLKMKGFCRVCASDLQGNQRRWIFHTSGRRRLQIILSYILGYTISRDGQGEFLCSKCAFMLEKALEYDIVIARVKTVANERLQMLTAEKEQLIQCIVYLYFQCNEKSKISQHKERISTQGVNPFSVQYSMLLQDESVISEFWTPGRSSKKNLRCSNCWRTFSGGHRTRICLCSESVRVAGLFCDLVCSTPRRTTRSGLKGSVHQSLLSSQSQSLCFDLRSPIVARKLPSPAHSGQSVYTDSLEIESMPTLNSTRIDWITDEESEQVQLKSISMFDCTVPTENFPLRQSIANAIQEIKDIKYKPVPSLAKSKIPKHVKFTGRRPASRCNIAVSLQEPCNRNSTTSGKAMWTDLEDDYTSLKTEVVGASNVKLSVWALQNLYLKLITTPFTCQY